From Kineosporia succinea, the proteins below share one genomic window:
- a CDS encoding 2-oxoacid:acceptor oxidoreductase subunit alpha, giving the protein MDDTAVVPARARVEQIDSVVIRFAGDSGDGMQLTGDRFTAETASLGNDLATLPNFPAEIRAPQGTLPGVSSFQLHFADHDVLTPGDAPDVLVAMNPAALKANLADLPRGKTIIVNTDEFSKRNLAKVGYSASPVEDGSLESWQVHPVPLTSLTVEALKDFGLSRKDSERSKNMFALGLLCWLYNRPTEGTERFLATKFGRKPEILAANLAAFKAGWAFGETTEGFAVSYEIAPAPAPSGVYRNITGNNALAYGLVAAGHRAGLPIVLGSYPITPASDILHALSGLKKFGVTTIQAEDEISAIGAALGASYGGAIGVTTTSGPGLALKSETIGLAVSLELPLVIVDVQRGGPSTGLPTKTEQSDLLQAMYGRNGESPVPIVAPRSPADCFDAAIEAVRIAITYRTPVLLLSDGYLANGSEPWQLPSVGDLPQLRVEFAAQPEPGSPAFRPFDRDPSTLARPWAPPGVPGLEHRIGGIEKADGTGEISYDPDNHDKMVRLRQAKVDGIEVPPLEVHDPGGDADVLVIGWGSTYGPIAAGARDARRAGVKVATTHLRHLNPFPANTGDVLKRYRRVLIPEMNLGQLALLLRARYLVDARGYNQVRGLPFSSAEIATAITSLATEIEEVD; this is encoded by the coding sequence CGACAGTGTGGTGATCCGTTTCGCGGGTGACTCCGGCGACGGCATGCAGCTCACCGGTGACCGGTTCACCGCGGAGACCGCGTCGCTGGGCAACGACCTGGCCACGCTGCCCAACTTCCCGGCCGAGATCCGGGCCCCCCAGGGCACCCTGCCCGGCGTCTCCAGTTTCCAGCTGCACTTCGCCGACCACGACGTGCTCACCCCCGGCGACGCGCCCGACGTGCTGGTCGCGATGAACCCGGCCGCTCTCAAGGCGAACCTGGCCGACCTGCCCCGCGGCAAGACGATCATCGTGAACACCGACGAGTTCTCGAAGCGGAACCTGGCCAAGGTCGGCTACTCCGCCAGCCCGGTCGAAGACGGCTCGCTGGAGTCGTGGCAGGTGCACCCGGTGCCGCTGACGTCGCTGACCGTCGAGGCGCTGAAAGACTTCGGGCTCTCGCGCAAGGACTCCGAGCGCTCCAAGAACATGTTCGCGCTGGGTCTGCTCTGCTGGCTCTACAACCGGCCGACCGAGGGCACCGAGCGCTTCCTGGCCACCAAGTTCGGCCGCAAGCCAGAGATCCTGGCCGCCAACCTGGCCGCGTTCAAGGCCGGCTGGGCGTTCGGCGAGACCACCGAGGGCTTCGCGGTCTCCTACGAGATCGCCCCCGCCCCGGCTCCGTCCGGCGTCTACCGCAACATCACCGGCAACAACGCCCTGGCCTACGGTCTGGTCGCGGCCGGGCACCGGGCCGGGCTGCCGATCGTGCTCGGGTCGTACCCGATCACCCCGGCGTCCGACATCCTGCACGCACTGAGCGGCCTGAAGAAGTTCGGCGTCACCACCATCCAGGCCGAAGACGAGATCAGCGCGATCGGCGCCGCTCTCGGGGCCTCGTACGGCGGGGCCATCGGCGTCACCACCACCTCCGGCCCGGGTCTGGCCCTGAAGAGCGAGACCATCGGCCTGGCCGTGTCGCTGGAGCTGCCGCTGGTCATCGTCGACGTGCAGCGCGGCGGCCCGTCCACCGGACTGCCCACCAAGACCGAGCAGTCCGACCTGCTGCAGGCCATGTACGGCCGCAACGGCGAGTCGCCGGTGCCGATCGTGGCCCCACGCTCCCCCGCCGACTGCTTCGACGCCGCGATCGAGGCCGTGCGCATCGCGATCACCTACCGCACACCGGTTCTGCTGCTGTCCGACGGTTACCTGGCCAACGGCTCGGAGCCGTGGCAGCTGCCCTCCGTCGGCGATCTCCCGCAGCTGAGGGTCGAGTTCGCCGCACAGCCGGAGCCCGGATCCCCCGCGTTCCGGCCCTTCGACCGCGACCCGTCCACGCTGGCCCGGCCCTGGGCACCTCCCGGCGTCCCGGGCCTCGAGCATCGCATCGGCGGCATCGAGAAGGCCGACGGCACCGGCGAGATCAGCTACGACCCCGACAACCACGACAAGATGGTGCGGCTGCGCCAGGCCAAGGTCGACGGGATCGAGGTACCTCCGCTGGAGGTGCACGACCCCGGCGGCGACGCCGACGTGCTGGTGATCGGCTGGGGCAGCACCTACGGCCCGATCGCGGCCGGGGCCCGCGACGCCCGCAGGGCCGGCGTCAAGGTCGCCACCACGCACCTGCGCCACCTCAACCCGTTCCCGGCGAACACCGGCGACGTCCTGAAACGCTACCGGCGCGTGCTCATCCCGGAGATGAACCTGGGCCAGCTCGCCCTGCTGCTGCGGGCCCGCTACCTGGTCGACGCCCGGGGTTACAACCAGGTGCGCGGTCTGCCGTTCAGCTCGGCCGAGATCGCCACCGCCATCACGTCCCTCGCCACCGAGATCGAGGAGGTCGACTGA
- the rarD gene encoding EamA family transporter RarD yields the protein MNPEARRGIGYGLACYLLWGIFPLYFRLLHSSGAVELLLYRILFSSVVCLVLVAALRSWRQVGAVVRNRRNVLFLGTAAFLVAINWGVYIYAVNSDQVVEAALGYFLNPLFTVALGVLALREKLRTAQWVAVAIGIVAGTVLSISNGRVPVIALALAGSFGTYGLLKKQVGGGGVSALAGLSTENLVLAPFAAAGLVILALGGVSTVGHNPPWQALLLASTGIITVAPLLLFAAAASRVPLSTMGLLQYLTPVLQFTCGVVILHEHMPASRWAGFGLVWLALVVLTVDSLRSARRQRASRLAAAV from the coding sequence ATGAATCCGGAGGCCCGGAGGGGCATCGGTTACGGCCTCGCCTGTTACCTGTTGTGGGGCATCTTTCCGCTCTACTTCCGGCTGCTGCACTCCTCGGGTGCGGTCGAACTGCTGCTCTACCGGATCCTCTTCAGCAGCGTGGTCTGCCTGGTGCTGGTCGCCGCCCTGCGCTCGTGGCGGCAGGTCGGCGCCGTGGTCCGGAACCGCCGCAACGTGTTGTTCCTCGGCACCGCGGCGTTCCTGGTCGCGATCAACTGGGGCGTCTACATCTACGCCGTCAACAGCGACCAGGTCGTCGAGGCCGCCCTCGGCTATTTCCTGAATCCTCTGTTCACCGTGGCCCTGGGCGTTCTGGCCCTGCGCGAGAAGCTGCGCACGGCCCAGTGGGTGGCCGTGGCGATCGGCATCGTCGCCGGCACCGTGCTGAGCATCAGCAACGGGCGGGTGCCGGTGATCGCCCTCGCCCTGGCCGGCAGCTTCGGCACCTACGGCCTGCTGAAGAAGCAGGTCGGCGGAGGAGGCGTGAGCGCGCTGGCCGGGCTGAGCACCGAGAACCTGGTGCTGGCGCCGTTCGCGGCCGCGGGCCTGGTGATCCTGGCCCTGGGCGGCGTGAGCACCGTCGGGCACAACCCGCCCTGGCAGGCGCTGCTGCTCGCGTCCACCGGCATCATCACCGTGGCTCCGCTGCTGCTCTTCGCCGCGGCGGCCAGTCGGGTGCCACTGTCGACGATGGGGCTGCTGCAGTATCTGACGCCGGTGCTGCAGTTCACCTGCGGCGTGGTGATTCTGCACGAGCACATGCCGGCCTCGCGCTGGGCCGGTTTCGGCCTGGTCTGGCTGGCGTTGGTGGTGCTGACCGTCGACAGCCTGCGGTCGGCGCGGCGGCAGCGAGCTTCTCGGCTCGCCGCCGCCGTCTGA
- a CDS encoding 2-oxoacid:ferredoxin oxidoreductase subunit beta has translation MPVEIGMPTVLSGLAGVPRLGPDDAQQTRKDFTSGSEVRWCPGCGDYAILAAVQGFMPELGIKRENVVCVSGIGCSSRFPYYLDTYGLHSIHGRAPAIATGLVTARPDLNVWVITGDGDALSIGGNHLIHALRRNVNLTILLFNNRIYGLTKGQYSPTSEPGKITKSTPVGSVDTPFNPVSLALGAEATFVARTLDSDRKHLTSVLKQAVEHRGSALVEIYQNCPIFNDGAFDVLKDRDEAQARLIRLEHGEPITFGVDGTKGVVRAADGTFEVADVATVGLENVVVHDAENPNPATQFALSRLDDPTLSHVPLGVFRKVARPAYDDLVRAQVTGAVEAGNGPATDDDLAALIAGRDTWTVAD, from the coding sequence ATGCCCGTCGAGATCGGTATGCCCACAGTGCTCTCCGGCCTGGCCGGGGTGCCTCGCCTGGGCCCGGACGACGCCCAGCAGACCCGTAAGGACTTCACCTCCGGCTCCGAGGTGCGCTGGTGCCCGGGCTGCGGTGACTACGCGATCCTCGCCGCCGTGCAGGGTTTCATGCCCGAGCTCGGCATCAAGCGCGAGAACGTGGTCTGTGTCTCGGGCATCGGCTGCTCGTCGCGGTTCCCGTACTACCTCGACACCTACGGCCTGCACTCGATCCACGGCCGCGCCCCGGCGATCGCGACCGGCCTGGTCACGGCCCGGCCCGACCTCAACGTCTGGGTGATCACGGGTGACGGCGACGCGCTCTCGATCGGCGGCAACCACCTGATCCACGCGTTGCGCCGCAACGTGAACCTGACGATCCTGCTGTTCAACAACCGGATCTACGGGCTCACCAAGGGCCAGTACTCCCCCACCTCCGAGCCCGGCAAGATCACCAAGTCGACGCCGGTCGGTTCGGTGGACACGCCCTTCAACCCGGTGTCGCTGGCCCTGGGGGCCGAGGCCACGTTCGTCGCCCGCACGCTCGACTCCGACCGCAAGCACCTCACCTCGGTGCTGAAACAGGCCGTGGAGCACCGGGGTTCGGCCCTGGTGGAGATCTACCAGAACTGCCCCATCTTCAACGACGGTGCGTTCGACGTGCTGAAGGACCGCGACGAGGCCCAGGCCCGGCTGATCCGGCTGGAGCACGGCGAGCCGATCACGTTCGGGGTCGACGGCACCAAGGGCGTGGTGCGGGCGGCCGACGGCACGTTCGAGGTGGCCGACGTCGCCACCGTCGGACTCGAGAACGTGGTGGTGCACGACGCCGAGAACCCCAACCCGGCGACCCAGTTCGCGTTGTCGCGGCTCGACGACCCGACGCTGTCGCACGTGCCGCTCGGGGTGTTCCGCAAGGTCGCCCGGCCGGCCTACGACGACCTGGTGCGGGCGCAGGTCACGGGCGCGGTCGAGGCCGGCAACGGCCCGGCCACCGACGACGACCTGGCCGCGCTGATCGCGGGCCGTGACACCTGGACCGTCGCGGACTGA